A stretch of the Malus sylvestris chromosome 10, drMalSylv7.2, whole genome shotgun sequence genome encodes the following:
- the LOC126586926 gene encoding G-box-binding factor 4-like, with translation MASSKLMSSSSSSRSRNSDLSRRPSSNFSPATKPQPTTTTAHPSSSSAHPQSLNNYQNSNTSTTLAFPIGSITVDGLLYDSNPTPMTDATLLNAQITLLDSSAEINSSTAPPPPKTVDEVWREIVSGECRKECKEEVPDEMMTLEDFLARAGAVEENDIKDFPLAPPPPETERLSSGVFSFDQIPLSPFGSIDTVEGSIVGFGNGADPAGSGGGVGRRKRGRAVMEPMDKASQQRQKRMIKNRESAARSRERKQAYQDELESLAVRLEEENEQLLKEQAEQTQARLKQLMENIIPVVEKRRPPHVLRRVRSLQW, from the exons ATGGCGTCGTCGAAGCTaatgtcgtcgtcgtcgtcgtcgagATCACGAAACTCGGATCTCTCCCGACGCCCTTCTTCCAATTTCTCCCCCGCTACAAAGCCCCagcccaccaccaccactgcaCACCCGTCTTCCTCCTCTGCGCACCCCCAATCCCTAAACAACTACCAGAACAGCAACACTAGTACGACGCTGGCCTTTCCAATCGGCTCCATAACCGTTGACGGTCTCCTCTACGACTCCAACCCCACCCCTATGACCGACGCCACCCTCCTCAACGCTCAAATTACCCTACTCGACTCCTCCGCAGAAATTAATAGCTCCACTGCGCCGCCGCCGCCGAAAACCGTTGACGAAGTTTGGCGGGAAATTGTGTCCGGCGAATGTCGGAAGGAGTGTAAAGAGGAGGTTCCCGATGAGATGATGACTCTGGAGGACTTTTTGGCTAGGGCCGGGGCCGTGGAAGAGAACGACATTAAGGATTTTCCGCTTGCGCCGCCGCCGCCCGAGACGGAGAGATTGAGCAGCGGAGTATTTTCCTTTGATCAGATCCCGCTCAGCCCGTTCGGGTCGATTGATACGGTTGAAGGGTCGATTGTTGGGTTTGGAAATGGGGCGGACCCTGCTGGGAGTGGAGGAGGAGTGGGGAGACGGAAGAGGGGGCGCGCCGTTATGGAGCCGATGGATAAGGCGTCGCAGCAGAGACAGAAAAGGATGATCAAGAACCGGGAATCGGCGGCCAGGTCCAGAGAGAGAAAGCAG GCTTATCAAGATGAATTGGAGTCATTGGCAGTCCGGTTAGAGGAGGAAAACGAGCAGCTTTTGAAAGAACAG GCTGAGCAGACTCAGGCAAGACTTAAGCAG CTAATGGAAAACATCATTCCGGTTGTGGAGAAGCGAAGACCACCCCATGTGCTCCGGAGAGTTCGCTCATTGCAGTGGTAA
- the LOC126586925 gene encoding UPF0496 protein At1g20180-like, with product MWAKLRASSNIAKGKEVIRQVRKSFNLNEEYLSAFRTKSYADFFNKAQLLVNEPSSSPLNYNHDHKLTEVLLEPGQEAIPDILDSAILSKEPKLKGLMLNYFDISAEASKICSHLLKSINHVQSSYHFVQQELDKFEEYSPDKIKSIISELNLLILQNNINPFSNPNNHDFELIHEKYSSVLHHLKSMRKKVSRKIKRIKCFKKATGICITAACSLIAITAIVLAAHTLTALLMGPALISFPFKSFKKKPRSIPFFRSRILTKVGEQLDVAAKGIYILNRDFDTMSRLVARLHDEVEHNKAMIRFCLERREDKFSLQVVKELKKTDVGFRKQVEELQEHVYLCLVTINRARALVVKEMTKSCVET from the exons ATGTGGGCAAAACTTAGAGCTTCTTCAAATATTGCAAAGG GGAAAGAAGTGATAAGGCAAGTTCGTAAAAGCTTCAATCTAAACGAGGAGTACCTAAGTGCATTTAGAACCAAATCCTATGCAGACTTCTTCAACAAAGCTCAGTTGCTTGTAAACGAGCCATCATCATCTCCTTTGAATTACAACCATGATCACAAATTGACAGAAGTCCTCCTAGAACCTGGTCAAGAAGCCATACCAGATATCCTTGACTCGGCAATTCTTTCGAAGGAACCTAAATTGAAAGGCCTTATGCTCAACTACTTTGACATAAGTGCTGAAGCCTCAAAAATATGCAGCCACCTCTTAAAAAGCATCAACCATGTCCAATCCAGTTACCACTTTGTTCAACAAGAACTTGATAAATTTGAAGAATACTCACCGGATAAAATCAAATCCATTATTTCGGAGCTAAACTTGCTCATACTTCAAAACAACATTAACCCTTTTTCAAACCCTAATAACCATGACTTTGAGCTCATTCATGAAAAGTACTCGTCGGTTTTGCACCACCTAAAGTCGATGAGGAAAAAGGTGTCGCGGAAGATTAAGCGCATTAAATGTTTCAAAAAGGCGACTGGGATTTGCATAACAGCAGCTTGTAGTTTGATTGCTATAACCGCTATTGTTTTAGCAGCACATACTCTCACTGCCTTGCTCATGGGGCCAGCTCTCATCAGCTTCCCATTTAAAAGCTTCAAGAAAAAACCGCGTAGCATTCCATTTTTCAGAAGTAGGATTCTTACCAAAGTTGGAGAACAACTTGATGTGGCAGCCAAAGGGATTTATATTTTGAATAGGGATTTCGACACGATGAGCCGACTTGTGGCAAGGCTTCATGATGAGGTTGAACACAACAAGGCGATGATCCGGTTCTGCTTGGAGAGGAGAGAGGATAAGTTTTCTTTGCAGGTTGTGAAGGAGCTTAAGAAAACTGATGTTGGATTCAGGAAGCAAGTGGAAGAGCTTCAAGAGCATGTGTATTTGTGTCTTGTAACAATCAATCGAGCTAGAGCTTTGGTTGTCAAGGAGATGACAAAATCTTGTGTAGAAACTTGA